Proteins from a genomic interval of Candidatus Peregrinibacteria bacterium:
- a CDS encoding DUF4012 domain-containing protein — translation MKKTSLDMFQRSEQKISCEKHETFHFSASPKNFFFFAESRRMIFLGLIFFLTLFAGNAWGKVQSFETNLKEIQNSLFSDLQNIHEEVQQKGWSGIQRAFSDFEKELSEIAFFLEKTPQENTFFTNITSGFSSAHLFFEVSDILFEMGNILFEEHTYLEKISPKILKGEESLLPLFEREKENIEKLMNHMENAKSLIARILSSPLPEGIKSKLEQGKSLLEKAQIQMENITKYTISIETFLGKYHPQTILVLLQNKDEIRPTGGFIGSLLLLEISQGKILSSKFSDVYDFDGQLAKNIPPPKELSRLTKRWALRDANIFPDFPESAELIRWFLEEEKGPTADTIIAIHQGILEDILQEIDPVPLPGVNDDLFLTRENVSFLLSYIVEGKFLKEEEGISPKIILERLLPVLQQKIEEKENPEVFFAYAQSWIQKKDIQIYSRYRELEKLWDDLGISGKYLPEKSGKKTDFLGVVQMNVGGNKSDAFMTQNISEKTLLNLSGEMFHTLKISRKHTWDKNAEQMFSTIFSVLGSPYIPKEKIESTLGKGNNVVSTTVYFPKGTRLLTSKNISFSDIKRLDEAEYTAFRFLFPKVPAGEERDIELFVESPLKINVFQGEVFEFYALHQAGSERDTFSKDFLYETGISVKGEVFHDQEFSQNISTAYLAELKED, via the coding sequence ATGAAAAAGACCTCACTCGATATGTTTCAGCGGTCAGAACAAAAAATATCTTGCGAAAAACACGAAACATTTCACTTTTCTGCATCTCCGAAAAACTTCTTCTTTTTTGCCGAGTCTCGCCGAATGATTTTCCTCGGGCTTATTTTTTTTCTGACACTCTTTGCTGGAAATGCATGGGGAAAAGTGCAATCATTTGAAACAAACCTCAAAGAAATACAAAACTCTCTTTTTTCCGATCTTCAAAATATTCATGAAGAAGTTCAGCAAAAAGGTTGGAGCGGGATTCAAAGAGCATTTTCTGATTTTGAAAAAGAGCTGAGTGAAATCGCATTTTTTTTAGAAAAAACGCCTCAGGAAAATACATTTTTTACAAACATAACAAGCGGATTTTCCTCGGCGCACCTCTTTTTTGAAGTGTCTGATATTCTTTTTGAAATGGGAAATATTCTCTTCGAAGAGCATACATATCTCGAAAAGATTTCTCCAAAAATCCTAAAAGGAGAAGAATCCCTCCTTCCTCTTTTTGAGAGGGAAAAAGAGAACATAGAGAAGCTCATGAATCACATGGAAAATGCAAAAAGCCTCATAGCGCGAATTCTCTCAAGCCCACTTCCAGAAGGGATAAAATCAAAACTTGAACAGGGAAAATCACTTCTCGAAAAAGCACAAATACAAATGGAAAATATTACAAAATATACGATCTCAATTGAAACTTTTTTGGGAAAATATCATCCACAAACAATTCTCGTTTTGCTTCAAAATAAAGATGAAATTCGTCCAACAGGAGGATTTATCGGAAGTCTTTTGCTTCTCGAGATTTCTCAAGGGAAAATTCTTTCTTCAAAATTTTCTGATGTATACGATTTTGATGGACAACTCGCAAAAAATATTCCTCCTCCGAAAGAACTTTCTCGTCTTACGAAAAGATGGGCGCTCAGAGATGCAAATATTTTCCCAGATTTTCCCGAATCTGCAGAACTCATTCGGTGGTTTTTGGAAGAAGAAAAAGGTCCTACGGCAGATACAATAATTGCCATTCATCAGGGGATTTTAGAAGATATTTTGCAAGAAATCGATCCCGTTCCACTTCCGGGAGTGAACGATGATCTTTTCCTCACTCGAGAAAATGTCTCATTTCTTCTTTCCTATATCGTTGAAGGAAAATTTTTGAAAGAAGAAGAAGGAATTTCTCCAAAAATAATTCTCGAAAGACTTCTTCCTGTTCTTCAGCAAAAGATTGAAGAGAAAGAGAATCCAGAAGTTTTCTTTGCATACGCTCAGTCATGGATTCAAAAAAAGGATATTCAGATATATTCACGTTATAGAGAACTCGAAAAACTTTGGGATGATCTCGGCATTTCAGGAAAATATCTCCCCGAAAAATCTGGCAAAAAAACAGATTTTCTTGGAGTTGTGCAAATGAATGTAGGCGGCAACAAAAGCGATGCTTTTATGACGCAGAATATTTCTGAAAAAACCCTTCTCAATCTTTCCGGAGAAATGTTTCACACCCTGAAAATCTCAAGAAAACACACATGGGATAAAAACGCGGAACAGATGTTTAGTACTATTTTTTCTGTACTCGGAAGTCCATATATTCCGAAAGAAAAAATAGAAAGTACTCTCGGAAAGGGGAATAATGTCGTCTCGACCACCGTGTATTTTCCAAAAGGGACGAGACTTCTCACGAGCAAAAACATATCTTTTTCCGATATTAAACGTCTTGATGAAGCGGAATATACCGCATTTCGATTCCTGTTTCCGAAGGTTCCTGCAGGAGAAGAACGAGATATTGAACTCTTTGTAGAATCACCGCTCAAAATCAATGTTTTCCAGGGGGAAGTTTTTGAGTTTTATGCGCTTCATCAAGCGGGATCAGAGAGAGATACATTTTCAAAAGACTTTTTGTATGAAACAGGAATTTCGGTGAAGGGAGAAGTGTTCCACGATCAGGAATTTTCGCAGAATATTTCTACAGCGTATTTGGCAGAGCTTAAGGAGGACTGA
- the pheS gene encoding phenylalanine--tRNA ligase subunit alpha translates to MEKEIQDILKKAIKEISQAKSEEDLQNTQKKYLGRKGELTLLLRNVSSLQEKERAEAGKAANIAKKDFEAKVADRYFSLESKGGDDILKDEWMDVTLPAKPTLRGKRHPLHATIEEIEDVFGRMGFEVAEGPEIEDDWHNFTALNIPEDHPAREMQDTFWLEERMKGYVLRTQTSGIQIRYYETRKPPIRIIAPGKVFRKDSDATHSPMFHQYEGFLIDRNVSLAHLKFILANALRQLIAPDAEIRFRLSFFPFTEPSLEVDALLNIDGKKRWLEIAGAGMVHPNVLKNGGLDPKEWNGFAFGLGIERQIMIKHGISDLRLFYENDLRFLEQF, encoded by the coding sequence ATGGAAAAGGAAATTCAAGATATTCTCAAAAAAGCGATAAAAGAAATTTCTCAAGCGAAATCTGAGGAAGATCTTCAGAATACTCAAAAAAAATATCTCGGAAGAAAAGGAGAACTCACGCTTCTCCTCAGAAATGTCTCTTCTCTTCAGGAAAAAGAAAGAGCGGAAGCTGGGAAAGCCGCGAATATTGCGAAAAAAGATTTTGAGGCAAAAGTTGCAGACCGATATTTTTCTCTCGAATCAAAAGGAGGGGATGATATTCTCAAGGATGAGTGGATGGATGTGACACTTCCGGCAAAGCCAACTTTACGAGGAAAGCGGCATCCACTTCATGCCACAATTGAAGAAATCGAAGATGTTTTTGGGAGAATGGGATTTGAAGTTGCGGAAGGTCCAGAAATTGAAGACGACTGGCATAATTTTACTGCGCTGAATATTCCAGAAGATCATCCCGCGAGGGAGATGCAGGACACATTTTGGCTCGAAGAACGGATGAAGGGATATGTTCTCAGAACCCAAACTTCTGGTATTCAAATTCGATATTACGAAACACGAAAACCGCCGATCAGAATTATTGCTCCAGGAAAAGTGTTCCGAAAAGATTCCGACGCGACACATTCTCCGATGTTTCATCAGTATGAAGGATTTCTGATCGATCGAAATGTTTCTCTTGCGCACCTCAAATTTATTCTTGCAAACGCTCTTCGCCAGCTCATTGCTCCAGATGCAGAAATCCGATTCCGTCTCTCCTTTTTCCCATTTACAGAACCTTCACTCGAAGTTGATGCGCTCCTCAATATCGATGGAAAAAAGAGATGGCTCGAAATTGCCGGTGCGGGAATGGTGCATCCAAATGTCCTGAAAAATGGAGGACTCGATCCAAAAGAATGGAATGGATTTGCGTTTGGACTCGGAATTGAACGCCAAATCATGATCAAACATGGAATTTCTGATCTGCGGCTGTTTTATGAGAATGATTTGAGATTTTTGGAGCAGTTCTAG